One part of the Hydra vulgaris chromosome 01, alternate assembly HydraT2T_AEP genome encodes these proteins:
- the LOC136074069 gene encoding zinc finger MYM-type protein 5-like: MAERKKLSGAQYRKRRAANEGFKTKQAGSLLKYLCLPQRNENVTDELKNQVEADREADEMTVSEEFELHNVIHVAHKESEVHKIDIFSGLYANYSDPATWVVFDDEMRQLLIEHGPKQVDQFDFPKDSMQRKFSKSHYNRRLVNGDEVRRHWLQYSVSNDSVYCFCCKLFTSSTTTTSSLSSNGSHDWKNMSAILSGHEKSSEHLANFQSWKEFELRLRNNNTIDAEHSRLVKKEEQYWQQILKRLIALVRVLCMQNFSWNT, from the coding sequence ATggcagaaagaaaaaaattgtccGGTGCGCAATATCGTAAACGACGAGCTGCAAATGAAgggtttaaaacaaaacaggCTGGTTCTTTGTTAAAGTATTTATGTTTACCGCAGAGAAATGAAAATGTCACAGATgagttaaaaaatcaagttgAAGCAGACAGAGAAGCCGATGAGATGACAGTATCAGAAGAGTTTGAATTACATAATGTAATACACGTAGCACACAAAGAATCTGAAGTgcataaaattgatattttctcTGGTCTATATGCTAACTATAGCGATCCGGCTACTTGGGTCGTATTTGATGATGAGATGCGACAACTTTTGATAGAACATGGACCAAAACAAGTCGATCAGTTTGACTTTCCTAAGGACAGTAtgcaaagaaaattttcaaaaagccATTACAACCGCCGGCTTGTCAATGGAGATGAAGTTCGCAGGCATTGGCTGCAGTATTCTGTAAGTAACGACTCTGTGTATTGTTTCTGCTGCAAACTGTTTACCAGTAGCACAACAACTACATCATCTCTTTCTTCGAATGGTTCACATGATTGGAAAAATATGTCCGCAATTCTGTCAGGGCATGAGAAAAGCAGTGAACATCTAGCGAATTTTCAGTCATGGAAAGAGTTTGAGCTGCGACTGCGAAACAATAATACAATTGATGCCGAACATTCGCGtcttgttaaaaaagaagaacaGTATTGGCAGCAAATCTTGAAACGGCTAATAGCTTTAGTTAGAGTTCTTTGTATGCAAAATTTTTCGTGGAACACATGA
- the LOC136074070 gene encoding zinc finger MYM-type protein 1-like: protein MDEHLRKIKDNETHVHYLGKDIQNELIHLLSNAIKQKILKSACDAKYFSIIIDCTPDAGHVEQMTMIIRFLDVISDPKNGVAATAYIKEHFLDFVPLKETTGAGMAETIIKQLGEMSLSIENLRGQGYDNGRNMRGKNKGVQRRILDVNPRALFIPCCAHTLNLAVNDAVKCCLEATAFFDLVQHVYVFFSASTRRWEVLTRYVSNLTVKPLSETWWESRINALKPLRYQLGDIYDALAEFANDTNLTGASGNSKRVDARFIANAIFSFKFVVSLVVCYDVLFEINMTSKQLQAKDLDMHGAMNYLKKTKKFLANRRNEMEFKKILVDAVEIAVSLEIPALFEPEPTRIRRKNKQFTYEGDDEPIQDPKENFKINFYFAILDTAIQSVKERFTHIQKIISLFGFLYDVHSLQGVTNKEVGEHCLNLEKALQHGDSKDIDAADLCSELKSILRRVERCTLPLDLLNFILKNNLADCVPNTFIALRILLTLPVSVASGERSFSKLKLIKTFLLTSMQQERLAGLATLSIEHEISRNINLMELVSTLAKTKARKGKF from the coding sequence ATGGATGAGCATCTTCGAAAGATTAAAGACAATGAAACACATGTACATTACCTAGGCAAAGACATACAAAATGAATTGATTCACCTATTATCAAAtgcaatcaaacaaaaaattcttaaatcTGCTTGTGATGCTAAgtacttttcaataattatagATTGCACACCTGATGCTGGTCATGTTGAACAAATGACTATGATCATTCGCTTTTTGGATGTGATTTCAGATCCAAAAAATGGCGTTGCAGCAACAGCATATATAAAGGAACATTTCTTAGATTTTGTGCCTCTAAAGGAGACAACTGGTGCTGGTATGGCTGAAACTATCATTAAGCAGTTAGGCGAGATGTCTTTATCTATTGAAAACTTACGCGGTCAAGGATATGACAATGGCAGAAATATGAGGGGGAAAAATAAGGGTGTCCAACGAAGAATTTTAGATGTCAATCCCCGAGCATTGTTTATTCCTTGCTGTGCCCATACATTGAATTTGGCTGTTAACGATGCTGTTAAATGTTGCTTAGAAGCAACAGCCTTCTTTGATCTGGTACAACATGTATATGTATTCTTTTCTGCATCAACTCGTCGCTGGGAAGTTTTAACACGATATGTTTCTAATCTCACTGTTAAACCACTGAGTGAAACATGGTGGGAAAGCCGAATCAATGCTTTAAAACCTCTCCGTTATCAACTTGGTGATATCTACGATGCTCTTGCAGAGTTTGCGAACGACACTAATTTAACAGGAGCATCTGGTAATTCAAAACGGGTAGATGCACGGTTTATTGCAAAcgctatttttagttttaagtttgtCGTTTCTCTGGTTGTGTGCTACGACGTGTTGTTTGAGATTAATATGACTAGTAAGCAACTTCAGGCAAAAGATTTAGATATGCATGGCGCCAtgaattatcttaaaaaaacaaagaagtttCTTGCAAATCGCAGAAATGAAATGGAGTTTAAGAAAATACTAGTAGATGCAGTTGAAATTGCAGTCAGTTTAGAGATACCTGCACTTTTTGAACCCGAACCAACCCGTATCAGAAGAAAGAATAAACAGTTTACGTATGAAGGAGATGACGAACCTATTCAAGATccaaaagaaaatttcaaaataaacttttactttgCTATTCTTGACACAGCAATACAATCGGTTAAAGAAAGATTTActcatatacaaaaaataatttcgtTGTTTGGTTTTCTCTACGATGTTCACAGTTTACAGGGTGTAACTAACAAAGAAGTTGGGGAACATTGCTTAAATCTTGAGAAAGCTTTGCAACATGGAGACTCCAAAGATATCGATGCAGCTGATCTATGTAGTGAACTGAAATCAATTTTAAGACGAGTTGAAAGATGTACATTGCCACTAGATTTActgaattttatattaaaaaataatctagcAGATTGTGTCCCCAACACTTTTATAGCTTTAAGAATCCTCTTGACACTTCCAGTTTCCGTGGCTAGCGGTGAGCGAAGCTTCTCAAAACtcaaattgataaaaacatttttgttaacgTCTATGCAGCAAGAAAGACTTGCTGGATTAGCTACTCTGTCAATTGAACATGAAATTTCTAGAAACATTAACCTGATGGAACTCGTTTCTACATTAGCAAAAACAAAAGCGCGAAAAGggaagttttga